The DNA sequence ATTACGATATAAGCCATAAAGAACGGCATGACATACAACATCATTTTCTGAGTCTGTTCGGCAGTAGCCTCAGCTGTATCTTTTTTCGCACCAGGCTGACTCTTGTTGGGGCTTGTTGCCATCGAGACCTTTGTCATTAAGAAAGACGTCACCCCAGCGAGAATCGGTAAGATTAAATGATAGGACAATTGAAAGCCGTATGCCACAGTAATATTGAAACCTAAAAACCAGACACTGGCATCATTGCCGTAAGGGAAATTTGCCAACGTTCTATAAAATATCCACAAGATAGGAAGCTGTACCAAAATCGGCAAGCACCCCGAATAAGGATTCACCTTTTCTTCACTATACAGTTCCATGATCTTCTGATTCAGCTTCTGCTTGTCATTGGCATACTTTTTCTGCAGCACTTTCATTTTTGGCTGCAAATCCGTCATTTTGCGCATGGACTGCATTTGTTTCCAGGTCAACGGGTAAAGAACAATCTTAATGATGATGGTAAAGATGATAATTGCCATACCCCAATATGGCAATCCGATCATGGACGAGAGATCAAACAGCCACTTTAAGATCGCGGCCATTCCCTGATAAACGATATCCACAAGAACCCTCCTTAAACTGGGTCATATCCGCCGGGATGAAAAGGGTGGCATTTGGCAATTCGTATGAGCGATTTACCAATCCCTTTGATGATCCCGTACTTTTTAACTGATTGAATCGCATAATCCGAACATGTAGGA is a window from the Dehalobacter sp. DCA genome containing:
- a CDS encoding YidC/Oxa1 family membrane protein insertase, whose translation is MDIVYQGMAAILKWLFDLSSMIGLPYWGMAIIIFTIIIKIVLYPLTWKQMQSMRKMTDLQPKMKVLQKKYANDKQKLNQKIMELYSEEKVNPYSGCLPILVQLPILWIFYRTLANFPYGNDASVWFLGFNITVAYGFQLSYHLILPILAGVTSFLMTKVSMATSPNKSQPGAKKDTAEATAEQTQKMMLYVMPFFMAYIVITLPSGLGFYLITMNIVSILQTVYINKKLSAEKKEASVD
- the yidD gene encoding membrane protein insertion efficiency factor YidD, which gives rise to MMETVFVSIIVFYQRFVSPLKGRTCRFYPTCSDYAIQSVKKYGIIKGIGKSLIRIAKCHPFHPGGYDPV